One region of Candidatus Methanoplasma cognatum genomic DNA includes:
- the leuS gene encoding leucine--tRNA ligase, which translates to MSDYGEMERKWQAEWSEKGLDRAERDVGRPKFMIIFAYPGVTGFLHVGHLRGYTYTDAIGRYKRMTGYNVLFPVGTHATGNGAITLASKVSGNDPDFIDYLIRNGCPEEKLEDLKDPVKVIDYFNGVYVNEYWKRFGFLADWRRFTCTLYPDYGKFMQWQFRKLNDCGLLIQKPYYSPTCPVHGPVAVDASETDISKGGNAEVQEYTLLKFRRGDEYLVAATLRPETVYGQVCFWVNPDVEYTRIKKGEETWIVSKEAAEKLSLQVDGITILSPVAGRDMIGWMCEAPMIHREIPVFPASFSDPNVGSGLVTSVPSDAPDDWISLEALKKDPALTEEYGLPRSLVDSVDPISIISIEGYGEFPAHDAIKEMGITQPGDPRLDEAKKQVYKDGYHMGRMKDICGPYSGMRVEEAKEKMKQAMLDSGEAEIFHDLTEEVVCRCGMPVRVKRVDDQWFIDYGNEELTERTSEHCRSMELYPPEFNENVHATLRWFRERACVRQGNWLGTRFPFDEKWIIEAISDSTLYPLYYIISMYANDGRISPDNMTEEFFDHVALGRGVSAEVSESTGVPEDILNDIREDIIYWYPLDINLGGKEHMTVHFPAYLFNHRAILPDDMQPGGIIVNWYITGRKNKISKSKGGAQPISGAVEQFGVDPLRLYYAHVASMFVDVEWNEENVLTYCQRLDRVMGTIEELLSSDRTDEKKGIDEWLISRFNGHLLSVKKAMEKYDLRQTATAVYFEMLNDIKWYGRRGGKNDNTIKEAMRIWIPLMAPITPHVAEEMWNMAGFEGLVSSSQLPETGGISGSAEYCEEFIRGVMSDVIQIKKVTETDPEKIFLYTSPSWKRDIMRIGLEMKDNGTLDIPALTKKCMENEDLRKNGKAVSEFVKKTVTDLTRSSSGTMTEMVMTDEYSVLVSAKDFLKDELGAEVEVFSSDDTGIYDPKFKSKAAVPGRPAIYLE; encoded by the coding sequence ATGTCTGATTATGGTGAGATGGAAAGGAAGTGGCAGGCGGAATGGTCCGAGAAAGGACTGGACCGTGCCGAAAGAGATGTGGGCAGACCGAAATTCATGATCATTTTCGCATATCCGGGAGTCACCGGGTTCCTTCACGTAGGACATCTCAGGGGGTACACGTATACGGACGCCATCGGGAGATACAAACGTATGACAGGATACAATGTCCTGTTCCCCGTGGGGACGCATGCCACCGGCAACGGCGCGATAACTCTCGCTTCAAAGGTTTCGGGCAACGATCCCGATTTCATTGATTATCTGATAAGGAACGGCTGCCCGGAAGAGAAGCTGGAGGATCTGAAGGATCCGGTAAAGGTCATTGATTATTTTAACGGAGTTTATGTGAACGAATATTGGAAGAGGTTCGGATTCCTTGCCGATTGGAGACGGTTCACATGCACGCTGTACCCGGACTACGGGAAGTTCATGCAATGGCAGTTCAGAAAGCTGAACGACTGCGGCCTGCTGATACAAAAGCCGTACTACTCTCCGACCTGCCCGGTCCACGGGCCGGTGGCGGTCGACGCCTCCGAGACCGACATATCCAAAGGCGGCAATGCGGAGGTCCAGGAATACACTCTTTTGAAATTCAGGCGCGGAGATGAGTACTTGGTCGCCGCTACTCTCAGGCCCGAAACGGTATACGGGCAGGTGTGCTTCTGGGTTAACCCGGATGTAGAATACACACGGATAAAGAAGGGAGAAGAGACATGGATAGTGTCCAAAGAGGCGGCTGAAAAACTTAGTCTGCAGGTAGACGGCATAACGATACTTTCCCCCGTCGCCGGAAGGGACATGATAGGCTGGATGTGCGAAGCGCCGATGATACACAGGGAGATACCGGTCTTCCCAGCGTCTTTCTCGGACCCCAACGTGGGAAGCGGACTTGTCACATCCGTCCCCTCGGATGCTCCGGATGACTGGATCTCGCTGGAGGCCCTGAAGAAGGATCCTGCCCTTACAGAGGAATACGGCCTTCCCAGATCGCTCGTCGATTCTGTAGATCCGATCTCAATAATATCGATCGAAGGATACGGGGAATTCCCCGCTCATGACGCAATAAAGGAAATGGGCATAACCCAGCCCGGAGACCCGAGGCTCGATGAGGCCAAAAAGCAGGTTTACAAAGACGGCTACCACATGGGCCGCATGAAAGATATCTGCGGGCCATACTCGGGGATGAGGGTGGAAGAGGCCAAAGAGAAGATGAAGCAGGCCATGCTCGATTCCGGCGAGGCGGAGATATTCCACGACCTCACGGAGGAAGTGGTCTGCAGATGCGGTATGCCGGTCAGGGTGAAAAGGGTAGACGACCAGTGGTTCATCGATTACGGCAACGAAGAGCTCACCGAAAGAACAAGCGAGCACTGCCGCAGCATGGAGCTGTACCCTCCGGAGTTCAACGAGAACGTACACGCCACGCTGAGATGGTTCAGGGAACGCGCCTGCGTAAGGCAAGGCAACTGGCTCGGAACAAGGTTCCCCTTTGATGAGAAATGGATAATCGAGGCCATATCGGACTCCACCCTGTATCCGTTGTATTACATTATTTCGATGTATGCTAACGACGGGAGGATATCCCCCGATAACATGACGGAGGAGTTCTTCGACCATGTGGCGCTTGGCAGGGGAGTTTCCGCTGAAGTATCTGAAAGCACGGGCGTTCCCGAAGATATTCTGAATGATATACGGGAGGACATAATATACTGGTATCCGCTGGACATAAATCTGGGCGGCAAGGAGCACATGACCGTGCATTTCCCGGCGTACCTCTTCAACCATCGCGCCATACTTCCTGATGATATGCAGCCGGGAGGGATCATCGTTAATTGGTATATCACAGGAAGGAAGAACAAGATCTCAAAATCCAAAGGCGGAGCGCAGCCCATCTCCGGGGCAGTGGAGCAATTCGGCGTCGACCCTCTCAGACTGTATTATGCGCATGTGGCGTCGATGTTCGTGGATGTGGAATGGAACGAGGAGAACGTATTGACGTACTGCCAAAGGCTGGACAGGGTCATGGGCACGATCGAAGAACTTCTCTCCTCTGACCGCACCGATGAGAAGAAAGGGATCGACGAGTGGCTGATATCAAGGTTCAACGGCCACTTGCTGTCTGTGAAGAAGGCGATGGAGAAGTATGACCTGAGGCAGACGGCGACCGCCGTCTACTTCGAAATGCTGAACGATATTAAATGGTACGGAAGAAGAGGGGGGAAGAACGACAACACCATAAAGGAGGCCATGAGGATCTGGATACCTCTTATGGCGCCTATCACACCGCATGTTGCAGAGGAGATGTGGAACATGGCTGGGTTCGAGGGCCTCGTGTCGTCGTCACAGCTCCCCGAAACAGGCGGCATATCCGGCTCCGCAGAATACTGTGAGGAGTTCATCAGAGGCGTGATGTCGGATGTCATTCAGATCAAGAAAGTGACCGAAACGGATCCGGAGAAAATATTCCTTTACACCTCGCCATCATGGAAGAGGGACATCATGAGGATAGGGTTGGAGATGAAAGACAACGGCACTTTGGACATCCCCGCCCTCACGAAAAAATGTATGGAGAACGAAGACCTCCGAAAGAACGGCAAGGCTGTGTCTGAGTTTGTTAAAAAGACCGTTACCGACCTGACAAGGTCCTCTTCCGGAACGATGACAGAGATGGTAATGACGGACGAATACTCTGTCCTGGTCTCGGCGAAAGATTTCCTGAAAGACGAACTCGGCGCGGAAGTAGAGGTGTTCTCTTCCGACGATACGGGCATCTACGACCCCAAATTTAAATCGAAAGCCGCAGTGCCGGGAAGACCCGCCATCTATTTGGAGTGA
- a CDS encoding UbiX family flavin prenyltransferase, whose amino-acid sequence MVAITGASGIVYGIRLLQELPGEKILVMSKIAKMIIPRETGMSVEQVGALADKVFDDGDLFASISSGSFHYDCMFVAPCSESSVAKFASGISDTLISRAVAVCIKEGRKVVLVVRETPKSAIMLENELKLARCGVVIMDANPGFYSGPASVEDMVDFVVGKCLDRVGIDHNLYKKWE is encoded by the coding sequence GTGGTAGCTATCACCGGCGCATCCGGGATCGTATATGGTATACGTCTCCTTCAGGAACTCCCGGGTGAGAAGATCCTTGTGATGTCCAAGATAGCAAAGATGATAATTCCGAGAGAGACGGGCATGTCGGTCGAGCAGGTGGGGGCGCTGGCCGACAAGGTCTTCGATGACGGCGACCTCTTCGCATCCATATCGTCCGGTTCTTTTCACTATGACTGTATGTTCGTTGCGCCATGCAGCGAATCCTCCGTGGCGAAGTTCGCGTCGGGGATCTCGGACACCCTGATCTCCAGAGCGGTGGCTGTCTGCATCAAAGAAGGAAGGAAAGTCGTTCTTGTGGTAAGGGAGACGCCTAAAAGCGCCATAATGCTGGAGAACGAACTGAAACTGGCCAGGTGCGGCGTGGTGATCATGGACGCCAACCCAGGATTCTATTCGGGACCGGCCTCCGTTGAGGATATGGTCGACTTCGTAGTAGGAAAATGCTTGGACAGAGTGGGCATCGACCACAACCTGTACAAAAAATGGGAATGA
- a CDS encoding beta-CASP ribonuclease aCPSF1: protein MNPDRLFESQREEVRKLVPQEMNVSAIEFEGSVIIIYTPEYDKFSGNDDIPRTLAQSLKRRVDIRPDPSALADPEKVREKILSMIPESAEVFDINFIEETGEAIIEAINPNEVLGREGQLLSDIKKESGWNIKVMRAPPIPSKTVSDVRGYIRVNMDERHKVLKSVARSLVRPTLEGEQWVRMTTMGGFRQVGRSATLLTTRESRILIDCGLDPNSDATPYFAIPETQPLNNIDAVVITHAHLDHCGTLPALFKYGYEGPVYCTPPTRDLMALLQLDNIKLGYGEAKKQHYEAQHVRKEILHTITLKYNETTDISPDVRLTFHNAGHILGSAIAHFHVGDGLHNVAFSGDIKYEKTWLFNPANNRFPRLESLVIESTYGGHNDIQPSRMDASEEMKEILLHAAELGGKVLIPVFAVGRSQEVMLVIEELMRTGKIPTMNVYLDGMIWEATAIHTAYPEYLNSQLRTQIFQQNENPFLSPIFKRVETADMREEICHSPDSCIVLATSGMMSGGPVLEYFREWADDAKNTLLFVGYQSEGSIGRTIQRGRQDIALSYKGKSMTISIDMNRVTVDGFSGHSDRKQLMKYISSLEPKPDRIIIGHGEDRKCTDLASSIYKKFNIETKAPLNLETIRLR from the coding sequence ATGAACCCAGATAGATTATTTGAAAGCCAAAGAGAAGAGGTAAGAAAACTGGTACCTCAGGAAATGAACGTATCGGCGATAGAGTTCGAAGGCTCGGTCATCATCATCTATACGCCCGAATACGATAAATTCTCTGGCAATGACGACATACCGAGAACGCTCGCCCAGAGCCTGAAGAGAAGAGTGGACATAAGGCCGGACCCGTCAGCTTTAGCTGACCCTGAAAAGGTAAGGGAGAAGATACTCTCCATGATACCCGAATCGGCAGAGGTGTTCGATATAAACTTCATCGAAGAGACGGGAGAGGCGATAATAGAAGCGATAAATCCCAATGAGGTGCTGGGAAGAGAAGGTCAGCTGCTTTCCGACATAAAAAAGGAGTCGGGGTGGAACATCAAGGTCATGAGGGCTCCGCCCATACCGTCTAAGACGGTATCGGATGTCAGGGGTTACATCAGAGTGAACATGGACGAAAGGCACAAGGTGCTGAAGTCCGTCGCAAGATCGCTCGTCAGGCCCACTTTGGAAGGAGAGCAGTGGGTAAGGATGACCACCATGGGAGGTTTCAGGCAGGTCGGAAGGTCCGCAACGCTTCTTACGACGAGAGAGAGCAGGATCCTCATCGACTGCGGGCTCGACCCGAACAGCGACGCCACCCCGTACTTTGCGATACCGGAGACCCAGCCCCTTAACAATATCGATGCGGTGGTGATCACTCACGCGCATCTCGACCACTGCGGCACGCTGCCCGCGCTTTTCAAATACGGTTACGAAGGGCCGGTGTACTGCACCCCTCCGACGAGGGACCTAATGGCCCTGCTCCAGCTGGACAACATCAAGCTGGGATATGGCGAGGCGAAGAAACAGCACTACGAGGCGCAGCATGTCCGAAAGGAGATACTGCACACCATAACTCTGAAATATAACGAAACGACGGACATCTCGCCGGACGTCAGGCTTACTTTCCACAATGCCGGGCACATTCTGGGGTCCGCGATCGCGCACTTCCATGTGGGGGACGGTCTGCACAACGTCGCTTTCTCCGGAGACATAAAATACGAAAAGACCTGGCTGTTCAACCCCGCAAACAACAGATTCCCGAGACTGGAGTCATTGGTCATCGAATCCACATACGGCGGCCACAACGACATACAGCCGTCCAGGATGGATGCCTCAGAAGAGATGAAAGAGATCCTTCTGCACGCGGCAGAGCTGGGCGGAAAGGTCCTGATACCTGTGTTCGCCGTCGGAAGATCCCAGGAGGTCATGCTCGTGATCGAGGAGCTTATGCGCACTGGCAAGATACCCACCATGAACGTATACCTCGACGGGATGATATGGGAAGCCACCGCGATCCACACCGCATATCCAGAATATCTTAACAGTCAGCTCAGGACGCAGATATTCCAGCAGAACGAGAACCCGTTCCTGTCTCCCATATTCAAGAGGGTGGAGACCGCCGATATGAGAGAAGAGATATGTCACTCGCCGGATTCATGCATAGTCCTCGCGACGAGCGGAATGATGTCCGGCGGCCCTGTCTTGGAATACTTCAGAGAATGGGCGGACGACGCCAAGAACACGCTGCTGTTCGTAGGATACCAATCGGAGGGAAGTATCGGACGCACCATACAGAGGGGGCGTCAGGACATAGCGCTCAGTTACAAGGGGAAATCGATGACGATCAGCATAGATATGAACCGCGTGACTGTGGACGGGTTCTCCGGACACTCGGACCGCAAGCAGCTGATGAAGTACATCTCCTCGCTGGAGCCGAAACCCGATAGGATAATAATAGGTCACGGGGAAGACAGGAAGTGTACGGACCTCGCATCCTCAATATACAAAAAATTCAACATCGAGACCAAAGCACCGCTTAATCTTGAGACGATCAGGCTGAGGTGA
- a CDS encoding proteasome subunit beta, whose protein sequence is MSKEDILKTGTTTIGMKIKDGVILASDQRATMGNIIAHSDVQKVYPLADNLGMTIAGVVGDAQLMIRFIESEVSIYSMKRGSPMSVKAAATLVGNVMRNGFYLGLIVGGHDSTGSHVFSVDAAGGYIEDDFISIGSGSTFAMGSLEASYKKNMTKKEAIDVAITALNSSRKRDSASGDGMLISYIGPKGYEEIAQDQIKARCEELGFTYPS, encoded by the coding sequence ATGAGCAAGGAAGACATTCTTAAGACGGGAACGACGACCATCGGTATGAAGATAAAAGACGGCGTGATCCTCGCGTCCGATCAGAGAGCGACTATGGGAAACATCATCGCGCACAGCGATGTCCAGAAGGTATATCCTCTGGCAGACAACCTCGGGATGACGATCGCAGGTGTCGTGGGCGACGCTCAGCTCATGATAAGATTCATCGAGAGCGAGGTGTCGATATATTCCATGAAGAGGGGGTCGCCCATGTCGGTGAAGGCAGCAGCCACGCTTGTCGGCAACGTCATGCGCAACGGCTTCTACCTCGGACTGATAGTCGGCGGCCACGATTCAACCGGCAGCCATGTGTTCAGTGTCGACGCCGCCGGCGGATACATTGAGGATGACTTCATATCGATCGGCTCCGGCTCGACATTTGCAATGGGTTCCCTGGAAGCTTCATACAAAAAGAACATGACCAAAAAAGAGGCGATAGACGTGGCCATCACGGCGCTCAACTCCTCGAGGAAGAGGGACAGCGCGTCGGGGGACGGCATGCTGATATCCTATATCGGGCCGAAGGGCTACGAGGAGATAGCGCAGGACCAGATCAAGGCCCGCTGCGAGGAGCTCGGATTCACATACCCGAGCTGA
- a CDS encoding adenosylcobalamin-dependent ribonucleoside-diphosphate reductase codes for MEIEEWLGEDNQLGIDIWQKKYCYNGETFDQWLDRVSDGNKDVREMIRQKKFLFGGRILANRGLHKTGLKITLSNCYVVSPPEDSIESIFECAGKLARTFSYGGGVGIDLSKLAPRGAKINNTASETSGAVSFTDLYSMVTGLIGQHGRRGALMLSISCEHPDLEEFAFVKTDVDRVTKANMSIRVTDEFMECVRDKKNFKQSFHRPETKDAVEKNLNAYEFFKKLCFANWDYGEPGCLYWDRIESWNLLSEFPDYHYAGTNPCAEEPLPAGGSCLLGSINLAAFVKDGEFDGEDFRHAVGICVRGLNDVLDEGLPLHPLQEQRDSVRDWRQIGLGIMGLADMLIELELEYGTKEAMDFCHMLGFMMADTAIKESALLAKERGKFPKCDIGLLMQSPFFAENTCKETRDLVEKYGIRNSQLLTVAPTGTLSTMLGISGGIEPIFANSFERRTVSLSDHDEYYKVYTPVVKEYMDKHQITDERNLPKFFVTAQNLDYKQRLNLQGTWQMHIDASISSTVNLLNDFPENEVYDLYMYAWQIGCKGVTVFRDGCKRLGILTAKDKKEDEQENGNGKRKKRGFVENVADDVVGKKRKLMTGCGSLHCTAFFDPHSGELLEAYLNKGSTGGCNNFMIGLSRMISLAARSGCDITSIVDQLRSCGSCPSYVVRTFTKRDTSKGSCCPMSVGWALLDMHAEMQREVSGTTFEAEKERNAADSKKTANPCPKCGDELQFQGGCNICKTCGWTKCD; via the coding sequence ATGGAAATTGAAGAATGGCTGGGTGAAGATAACCAATTGGGCATTGATATTTGGCAAAAAAAATACTGTTACAACGGGGAGACCTTCGACCAGTGGCTGGACCGTGTCAGCGACGGGAACAAAGACGTCAGAGAGATGATCAGGCAGAAAAAGTTCCTCTTCGGCGGAAGGATACTGGCCAACCGTGGTCTCCATAAGACCGGACTGAAGATCACTTTATCCAACTGCTATGTGGTGTCTCCTCCTGAGGATTCGATAGAATCCATATTTGAGTGCGCCGGCAAACTTGCGAGAACCTTCAGCTACGGCGGCGGTGTTGGAATAGACCTGTCCAAACTCGCCCCCCGCGGCGCGAAGATCAACAACACCGCGTCCGAGACGTCCGGGGCCGTTTCCTTCACCGATCTGTACTCGATGGTCACCGGCCTAATAGGGCAGCACGGAAGAAGGGGGGCGCTGATGCTCTCCATCTCCTGCGAGCATCCCGACCTCGAAGAGTTCGCTTTTGTCAAGACCGATGTGGACAGGGTCACCAAAGCGAACATGTCCATCCGTGTGACGGATGAATTCATGGAGTGTGTAAGGGATAAAAAGAATTTCAAGCAGAGCTTCCACCGGCCAGAAACAAAGGATGCTGTGGAGAAGAACCTCAACGCTTACGAATTCTTCAAAAAGCTATGTTTCGCAAACTGGGACTACGGAGAGCCCGGATGTCTGTATTGGGACAGGATAGAATCATGGAACCTTCTCAGCGAATTCCCAGATTATCATTATGCGGGGACCAACCCCTGCGCCGAAGAGCCTCTGCCCGCGGGGGGGAGCTGCCTTCTCGGAAGCATCAACCTCGCCGCGTTCGTCAAAGATGGGGAGTTTGACGGGGAGGATTTCAGACATGCCGTCGGAATATGCGTTAGAGGCCTCAATGATGTCCTCGACGAGGGCCTCCCGCTTCACCCTCTGCAGGAGCAGAGGGATTCCGTAAGGGACTGGAGGCAGATAGGCCTCGGAATAATGGGTCTCGCCGACATGCTGATAGAACTGGAGTTGGAATATGGAACGAAAGAAGCAATGGATTTCTGTCACATGCTCGGTTTCATGATGGCCGATACCGCAATAAAAGAATCCGCCCTCCTTGCAAAAGAGAGAGGAAAATTCCCTAAATGCGATATAGGCCTGCTCATGCAGTCGCCGTTCTTCGCGGAGAACACTTGCAAAGAGACAAGAGACCTTGTGGAGAAATATGGCATCAGGAACTCGCAGCTGCTCACTGTAGCGCCCACCGGCACATTGTCCACGATGCTTGGCATATCCGGAGGCATCGAACCCATATTCGCCAATTCTTTCGAGAGGAGGACCGTTTCCCTCTCTGACCACGATGAATATTACAAGGTCTATACTCCGGTAGTGAAGGAGTACATGGACAAGCACCAGATAACCGACGAGAGGAACCTCCCCAAGTTCTTCGTGACAGCTCAGAATCTGGATTACAAACAGCGTCTCAATCTCCAGGGCACGTGGCAGATGCACATAGACGCCTCCATCAGTTCTACGGTGAACCTTCTGAACGATTTCCCTGAGAACGAGGTATACGATCTCTATATGTATGCATGGCAGATCGGCTGCAAAGGCGTCACCGTTTTCAGGGACGGCTGCAAACGTCTCGGCATCCTCACAGCGAAGGACAAAAAAGAGGACGAACAGGAAAACGGCAACGGAAAACGCAAGAAGAGAGGGTTCGTCGAAAATGTTGCGGACGATGTCGTCGGAAAGAAGAGAAAGCTTATGACAGGTTGCGGGAGTCTCCACTGCACCGCATTCTTCGACCCCCACAGCGGGGAGCTGCTGGAAGCCTATCTGAACAAAGGTTCCACCGGCGGTTGCAACAATTTCATGATCGGTCTGTCCAGAATGATCTCTTTGGCGGCGAGGAGCGGATGCGACATCACTTCAATAGTGGACCAGCTCAGAAGCTGCGGCTCCTGCCCCTCATATGTGGTGAGGACATTCACCAAAAGAGACACCAGCAAAGGGTCCTGTTGTCCGATGTCCGTAGGCTGGGCGCTTCTCGACATGCATGCGGAGATGCAGAGGGAAGTGAGCGGGACCACCTTTGAGGCGGAGAAGGAGAGGAATGCCGCCGACTCGAAGAAGACGGCCAATCCCTGCCCCAAATGCGGCGACGAACTTCAGTTCCAGGGCGGCTGCAACATATGCAAGACCTGCGGATGGACAAAGTGCGATTAA